A genomic window from Heptranchias perlo isolate sHepPer1 chromosome 20, sHepPer1.hap1, whole genome shotgun sequence includes:
- the LOC137335558 gene encoding zona pellucida sperm-binding protein 4-like translates to QLDGVNILYETDVLGEFEILDGALGSVTRDSPFRLHVQCSYKGSQESDLQVKPRVYTLSPPLPATEAGILLLELRIARDGGYRSWYVASDYPILSVLRDPVFVEVRVLNRNDPSLVLVLNDCWATPTPEPYSGIRWDLLVERCPFAGDNYKTRLLPVNADSHLRFPTHHNRFVVSTFAFWDRVSGRALSGERGEEAPITGLGPW, encoded by the exons CAGCTGGACGGGGTGAACATCCTGTATGAAACGGATGTGTTGGGTGAGTTTGAGATCTTGGATGGCGCTTTGGGATCGGTGACTCGGGACAGCCCGTTCAG GCTCCATGTCCAGTGCAGTTACAAGGGAAGCCAGGAGTCTGATCTGCAGGTGAAGCCCAGAGTTTAcaccctttctccaccactgcctGCCACTGAGGCCGGGATCCTGCTTCTGGAGCTGAGAATAGCGAGAG atggtgGCTACAGGAGCTGGTATGTGGCCAGTGACTACCCTATCCTGAGTGTGCTCCGGGACCCCGTGTTTGTGGAGGTTCGTGTCCTGAACCGGAACGATCCGTCCCTTGTGCTGGTGCTCAATGACTGCTGGGCGACCCCCACCCCAGAGCCGTATTCGGGGATCCGATGGGACCTCCTGGTGGAGAG gtGCCCCTTTGCTGGTGATAACTACAAAACCCGCCTCCTTCCGGTAAACGCTGATTCCCATTTGCGGTTCCCAACTCACCATAATCGTTTTGTAGTCAGCACGTTCGCTTTCTGGGACCGAGTTTCGGGCCGGGCTCTGTCCGGGGAG AGAGGCGAAGAAGCGCCGATAACCGGTCTGGGGCCTTGGTGA